The DNA region CGAGCGTCACCGGGATCAGGTTCTGGCTGGCGTACTGCATGATGAGCCGGCCGGTGGTGGTCTCGCCGGTGAACGCGATCTTGGCGATCCGGTGGCTCGAGGCCAGCGGCTTACCCGCCTCCACCCCGAAGCCGTTGACCACGTTGACGACACCGGGCGGCAGCAGATCGCCGATCACCGACATCAGGTACAGGATCGAGGCCGGGGTCTGCTCGGCCGGCTTGAGCACCACGGCGTTGCCCGCGGCCAGGGCCGGGGCCAACTTCCAGACCGCCATCAGGATCGGGAAGTTCCACGGGATGATCTGGCCGACAACACCCAGGGGCTCATGGAAGTGGTAGGCCACGGTGTCGTCGTCGATCTGCGACAGCGACCCCTCCTGGGCGCGGATGGCGCCGGCGAAGTACCGGAAGTGATCGACCGCCAACGGGATGTCGGCGTTGAGCGTCTCGCGGACCGGCTTGCCGTTGTCCCACGATTCGGCGACCGCGATCGATTCCAGGTTCTCCTCGATGCGGTCGGCGATCTTGTTCAGGACGACGGCACGCTCGGCCGGCGACGTCTTGCCCCAGGCCGGCGCCGCGGCGTGGGCCGCATCCAGCGCCTTGTCGATATCGGCTTCGTCGGAGCGCGCCACCTCGCAGAACGCCTCGCCGGTGATCGGCGTGGGGTTCTCGAAGTAGCGGCCGGCGGTCGGCGGCACCCATTGGCCACCGATGTAGTTGTCGTACCGGGCCTCGAACGACATCACGGCACCCTCGGCGCCCGGACGCGCGTAAACAGTCATCTTCAACCTCTTCTGATCGTCAGGTCGGCACGAAACGTGATAGCCACCACCCTTGCGGACTCCGGTGCCGGCCGCAATGCACCAACCGCAATTGGGCCACAATGGCTGCATCGGGACACCACGCAGGACGCCGCACCAGCAACGGGCCAGACAGACCCTGGACGTGCTGGTGGAGGCGGCCGCCCAGATGTTCTCCCGGGAGGGGCCGGCGGCCACCACCAACCGGATCGCCGAGCGCGCGGGCGTCTCGATCGGCACGCTGTACCAGTATTTCCCGGACAAGCACGCGCTGTTACGGGCGGTGGCCCGCCGACACGTCCGGGACGGCGAAGCGCGATTGGCCCCGCTGTTCGACCGGCTGCGGGTGGACAATCCGGCGTTCGAGACCACGATGGCCACGCTGCTGCGGGAAGTGGTGGACCTGCACAGCGGGCATCCGCGCCTGCACGCGTTGCTGCACCGGGTGGCCGGCACCGCCGACGACGTCGAGGAGATGGGCCGGTTCGAAGACTGGATCTGCGCCGAGGTGTCCTACCACCTCAAGCGCTGCGGTCGGGGCGGCGCGGACCCGGAGTTGACCGCCCGCACGATCCTGCACGCCGTCGACGCCCAGGTGCACCGCGTGATGCCCCGGCACGGCTACGACGTGAAGCAGTTGTTGCTCACCGTCGACCGGCTTGCTCCGCCACCGCCCTGACGGTCTCGCGCACCGCCTCCCCCAGCTGTGTCAAGCCCGGCTCCTCGATCGGGTAGTGCCCGCAGTTGTCCAGCAGCACCAACCGGGTCGGCGCCGAGATCCGTTGCAGGAAACCGATACTGCGCTCTGGCGGGGTCCAGGCGTCGGCAGCGGGATGGACCAGGGTGACCGCCGCGCCGCGGTACTGCTCGGGCACGGTGTGCCGATAACCGAGCCAGCTGGACAGGAACCCGAGGGGAACGTGGACGCCACCGCCCTTCGGGTCGGTCGCGCACAACCTCGACAGCCGCGGATTGCCGCTCATCGCGGACATGTCGGCGACCCAGCGCATCGGCACTCGGAGGTTTCCGAACGCCGCGCCGCCCATCCGCAGCGCCGCGCCGCTGATCCGGCCGTCGACCTTGATCCGGGACGCCGCCGCCAGCGCGGCCGGATCGGACAGATCGAGTAGGCAGGTCGCCAGCACCGCGGCGACCTCGCCGGTGCGCGCGGCGACCTCGTAGGCCAGCATGCCGCCCATGCTCGCGCCGAACAGCACGATCGGACGCGCATCGCGGCGCCGCTCTTCGACGACGATGTCGCAGAGCAGGTCGATCCAATCCGCATAGCGCACCCGGGCGGGTTCGGGTTCCACGGTGTCGCCGTACAGCGGCATGTCCGGCGAGAGCACCTCGACGCCCTCGCCCGCGAGCAGCCCGGCCAACGGCCACAGCGCACCCGAGTACCCACCGCCGCCGTGCACCACGATCATCCGCACGGGGGCCGAGGCGTCGGTCGCGCGGGCGATGTGGATGCGACGGCCACGCCAGTCCATCCACGTCGGCTCCGGCAGCACCCCGGAGCGGCGGTCGGGTGGCAGGAAGGCGGCGTACCGGTCGATGTCCATGCATCGATCCTTCGGCACCAGCGCGACGCTGACAACTCGCGTTCCGGACCGCCATCGGAGCAGTTCAGCGCGGCTTTCGGAGTTGCTACTCACTTTTCGCGACTGTGCGGCCCCACCGGGCTCTCCTCCCGGCGGGACCGCACAGAGTTGGTGGCGGCGCTACCGGAACCAGGTGTTCGCGGCGCGCCGGTCGGTCTCGGCCAGGTCGGCGGCGCCCTCACCGACGGCGTGCCCGAGCCGCATCAGCATGTCGTTGAGCGCGACCGCGGACTGCTGCCACCGCAGTTGTTCACCGCGATAGGCGGTGGCCGCCTCGCGGGTCCACAGCTCCTGCAACGGTGCGATCTGCGCTCTGAGGTCATCGAGCATGGCGTTCAGCCTGCCCGAGGTGGCGTTGATCTCGCCGCGCACCAACGCATCGATCTCCCCGAACTGATACGACAGCACTGGATCCATGGTCTGCCCCTTCAGAGTTCCGCGGCGCTCGCGCCGACCTGCCGCGCGTGCCGCTCGGTGGCGGCCCGCAGGGCGCGCTCATTGGTGCGAATGGTTTCGGCGATCGCCTCCAACGCGGTGCACAGCCGCACCGACTCGGCGTTCCAGCGCTGCATGACGTCGCGGAAAACGGTTGCGGCAGCACCACTCCAGACCGTGGGCGGTACGGCAGTCATGCGCCCGATGAAGGAATGCAGCATGGCGCGGATCTCCGCGCTGCGGGCGTCGGTCGTCCCGGCGACCTTGGTCATCAGCTCGAAGTCGGTGGCGAGGCTGTCGTGCGGTGTGCTCATCTGGTCTCCTTGATCGGTTCGGGTGGCCCCTGGTACGGACAGTGGTGCGGGTTCGCGGTCTCCTCCTCAGCGAATTCGGTGTGCGGAGCGGATTGCGAGTTCACAGGCCGGTTGCGCGTGGTGGGTGTCCCCGGGCGGACTCTGGCAGCCGACGCCGATGCGGATGCCGTCCTCGACGAATACGGTCCAGTCGATCTCCGCGTCGGCGCGGACCTCGCGGTAGGTCACCGCATCCCGTCCCGCGCGAGCGCGGGCCGACTCGAACTCGAGGAACACCCCCGGCGGTTGTTCGGCCAGCACGGCGCGCAGCGTGGCGGCCACGGCGCGCAAGTCCTGTCCCGGCACCGGCGCCTGGGTGAGATGCACTACCGCAGCGGGATTGTCGGGAGCGGCGACCTCCAGGCGCGCCGACCCGGGTCCCCCGGTCACCCGCCGCACCAGCCAGCCCTCGGGGATGTCGGCGGTGATGCGACCCTCGACCAGCGCCACCGTCGACGACACCGACGCGGTGTGGGACTCGGGGCGCAGCAGCCATCCCACCCCGAGCCCGGCCAGCAGCACCGCCGCGAGGCCCACCGACACCCCGCTGGGTCGGCGAGCGACGACCGGGGTGGGCGTCGGCGGGGCGGGCTCCGGTGCTGCGACCCACCGATTCGGGTCCACCCGGCGTACCGGCACCCCGTCGGCACGCAGCCGCGCCGCGATCAGCTCCGCCAGCGCGGCGGCGCCGGGCACCTCGGCCGGCGCATCCAGTGCCACCGGTCTCGGTGGTTGGCCCGCCACCAGCGCGGTCACCCGGGTGGCGACGTCACCTGGTGCCGCCGAACGGGATTCGCCCTGAATCGGCTTGCCGCCGGCCGACACCAGCACCAGCTGCGGGGCGATCTCGACATGCACCGACCCCGGTCCGACCAGCGCGGCACGCGAACTGGTGACGACCCGCCGCACGACGCCGCGGGCCAGCTCGGCCACCAACGCCGGCCTGGTCGCCGGCCACCAACTCGGGTGGATCAAGTGGGCCTGCTGGGCGTCGCCGAGCAGCGTCGCGAACACCTGCCGCCACACCGCGGCGGTGCGCACCGCCCGGTCCCCCACCACCGTCACCGGGTCATCGCCGGCCGCCAGTGCCGCTCGCGCCAACACCGGGTCCACACCGGTGCCCGCGGCCGGCCCGAGCCGGCGGACCGTCGCCGGGCCGAGTTCGCACACCGCGACCCGGGTCACGGCGCGCTCCACGCGACTTGGATGCACTGTTCGCCACCTGCCCGGGTGATCAGCACCGCGCGTCCGGGCGGCAGCACGGCGGGGCGGCTCGATGCCAACAACGGGCCCTCGTCGGCACCCGCACTCAGTTGCAGTCCCATGGCGTCGCTGTGCCGAACCGCGGCGAGCAGCGGCTCATACAGCGCTCGCCCGGCCCCGGCGGCGGGCCGAGCGATCAGCAGGTGCAGCCCGACATCGCGGGCCAGCGGCAAGATCTCGGTCAATCGCGTCAGCGCGCCCTCGGCCGTACCCGTCGCCACGTCGTAGTCGTCCACCAGGACGAACACCGCGGGACCGTGATCGGCGGCGGTCGTGCGGCGGTGCAGCAGCAGGAGCAAATCCTCGATCACCGCCACCAGGTCCGCGCCACCGCTGACATGGGTCGCGCCCGGCACCGCGGTCATGGTCCGGCGCGGGTCCACGACGATCAGCCGGTGCCGCCGGTCGATCTGGGCGGCGATCATGCGCAGCGCCGAGGTCTTTCCGCTGCCGCGGTCGCCCAGGATCAGCAGGTGCGGTTGGACATCGAAGTCCAGCGTCACGGCGCCCAGGCGATGCTCGTCCACGCCGATCACGACCTGTGTTCCGGAGCGGGGCGTGGCCGCGAGGGCGGCATGGTCGACCAGGTGCGGCAGCACCCGGATCGGCGGCGCCTGCCGGTCGGGGTAGCGGTCCCGCAGCGCGTTGGCGGCGGCCGCGGTGGCCTCGGCCAGACCGGTCGCGCTCGCGCACCCGTCCAGCCGTGGCAGCGCGACCGTGAGCGCGTTGCCCTCGGGGGTCAGGCCGCGCCCGGGCCGACCGGCCGGCACGTTGCGCGCGGCGCGCCGGTCGATTTCCGAGTCGATCGGGTCGGCCAGGCGCAGCTCGATCCTGGTGCCGATCTGATCGCGCAGCGCCGGCCGCAGATCTGCCCACCGCCCGGCCGCGAGCACCACGTGCAGTCCCAATGAAAGCCCTTCTGCCGCAATCATTGTGATGGCCTGCTCCAGCTCTTCGTATTCTTGGCGCAGCGCCGCCCAGCCGTCGACGATCAGGAACACATCGCCGAACGGGTCCTCGGTGTCGTCGACACCGGTGGCACGGTGGTGCCGGTAGGCGGCCATCGAGTCCAGGCCATGCCGGGTGAACAGCGCCTCGCGGCGGCGCAGCAGGGCGGTCAGATCCGCCACGGTACGACGAACGAGTTCGACGTCGCGGCGGCACGCGATCGCGCCCACGTGCGGCAACTGCCGCAGCGGCCCCAATCCGCCACCGAAATCGAGGCAGTAGAGCTGGATTCGTTCCGGCGGGTGGGTGGCGGCCAGCGCCAGGCACAGCGTCCGCAGCGCGGCGCTCTTGCCGGACTGGGGAGCGCCGATGACGGCCACATTGCCGGCCGCTCCCGACAGCTCCACCAGCGTCGGCTCCCGGCGCTGTTCGAACACCCGATCGGCCAGCCCGACCGGGATCCGCAGATCCTCGACCGCGGCCTGCGACAGGACCTCGTCCAGGCTCGGCGAGTGCGGCAGTGGGGGCAGCCACACCGGGTGGGCCGGCGCGCCGTGGTCGGCCACGGCATCGAGCACCGCGTCGAGCAGCGTCGCGGTCGACGGGGCCTCGACCGGCGGCCGATCCGGCAGGCTGGGCACGCCGGCGAATTCGACCGGGGCATTGACCGGGGCCGGCCGCGGCGGGGCGGACGGCACCGCCGCCGAGACCAGCGCGGCCTGAAATCGCAGCGGGTCGCTCGCGCCGACCTTCAAGAACGCACCGCCCGGCGCGGTCGGCAGCTCATACGCGTCGGCCACGCCGAGTACGGCCCGAGATTCGCCGGCCGACAGGGTCTTCAGACAGATTCGATACGACAGGTGCGATTCCAGTCCGCGCAACCGCCCCTCGTCGAGACGCTGGCTGGCCAGCAGCAGATGGATGCCCAGCGACCTGCCCAGGCGCCCGATCGCGACGAACACGTCGACGAACTCGGGATGTTGGCCGAGCAACTCGGCGAACTCGTCGACGATCACCAGCAGGGTCGGCAGCGGCGGCAACGGTCGCCCGGCGGCGCGGGCCCGCCGGTAATCGGCGATGCCGCCCACATTGCCGGCCTCGCGCAGCATCCGTTGGCGGCGATTGATCTCCCCGGTCAGCGCGTCCTGCATGCGGTCCACCAGGTAGGCCTCGTCGGCGAGGTTCGTGATGATCGCCGAGACATGGCGCGCGCGATGCAGGTCGAGAAACGTCGCCCCGCCCTTGAAGTCCACCAGGATCAGGTTGAGTTCCTCGGGCGGGTGGACCGCGATCATGCCCACCGCGACGGTGCGCAGCAGTTCGGATTTGCCGGAACCGGTTGCTCCGATGCACAACCCGTGCGGGCCCATGCCGCCGGCCGCGGCCTCGCGAATGTCGAGTTCGACGGGGCGACCGGATTCCGCGCTGCCCAGTGGGACTCGCAACTCGCGCGGATTGTCGCCGCGCCACAACGCTTCGGCGTCGAGGGCCTCGAGGCCGGTGAGACCCATCAGGTGCAACCAACCGGTGCCGGCGCGCGGGCTCGCCCCGAGGTGGTGCCGGGCCAGGCGTCGCGCGCACGCCAGCGCCTGCGCGGTCGGCATCAGATCCGGTGCCGCCGTGCGGTTCTCCCGGCCGCGGACGGTGACCTCGGTCGGCGTCACGGTCAGGTGTAGGTCGGCCCCCTCGGCCCCGCCCACCGCGAGGACCGTGGCCCCCGACGGCCGGGCCCCCGAGGTGGCGCAGGCGTGGTCGAGCACCACCAGCAGTCGGGCACCGTCGCGCGGTGCCGCGCCGAGGTCGGTCAGCGCCTCGAAGAACATCGGCGGATCACCGTTGTGCGGCAGCCATTTGACCCAATCCCAGTGCCCGCGGGTGGTGGCACCGGCCACCACGGCGACCCGCACCTGATCCGGGCCGTGGGACACCGCGAGTTGGCAGAGCAGTGCGCGCGCCAGCGCCCGCGCCCCGTCGCGCTCCCCGGCCACGGCCACCACATCGGCGGCCAGCAGGTCGATCGTCACGGCCATGTCCGGCAGCACGGCATGGGCCTCGAGGAACCGATCCAGCGCGGTGTGCGTGACCGGATCGCCCATGGTGATCGACGACGCGGCGGCGACCCCGCCCGCCCGCACCGGCCGGACCTCGGGGCCGATCTCACCGCGGCCCACCCGGACCCGCCCGTACCCGGGTTCGCCGGCGCGGCAGCGCCACATCAGCGCGGTGCCCGCCGACGTCCACAGCGCCGCGGGGTCCGGGTGCCGGTCTCGGCTTCGATCCTGTTGTCGCACAGCCGCTTCGCGCAGTTCGCCCCCGATCCGACCCAGATAGGACAGATAGTCGTCGCGGTCGCGGTCGAGCTTGGCGTTGCCGGCCCCGCCCACGCCGTACGCCAGCGACGTCAACATCGAGACGATCATGATGACCGGAAACGCCAGCAGCGCCGGGTGTTGCGGGGACGGCCCGGCACCACCGACACCGACAGCGACCATCACCGCCGCCCCGGCCAGCAGACCGAGGACGGGCAGCCACCTCGTTCGGCCCCCGCCGGCGTTGTCCCGCGGTACGGCGGGCGGTTCGGACACGGTGAGCTCCAGCACGGACGTGACGCTATGCAGCGGCGTCACACCCGGCAATTCACCCGGCCCGGGCTGTGGATCGCCGTGCACCCGCGCCGGACCGGGCGGCCTACCGTCGCGGGATGCGAGTATCGATCCGTCTCGACGACACCGGTTTTGACGTCACACTGCCCGACGATGTCGCGATCGCCGAACTGCTGCCGGCGGTCTGCGACATCGGCGTCGGTCACGGCGCCGATCCGTGGACGGCGCCGCTGGCCAGGCATGTCTATGTGCCCACGCTCGGTCCGCTGGACCCGTCGACGACCCTGACCGAGGCCGGGGTGGCCGACGGCGATCTGCTGCTGGTGACCGCGACGCCCACGGCGCCCGTCGCCGCGCGCGGCACCGACAGCGCGGACGTGTTGTGCGCCACCGTGCACGCGCAGTACCGGTGGGACTCGAGGTCCACACAGGTCGCGGCGCTGTCCGCGGCGCTGTGCGCGACCGCCGCGCTCGGGTACAACCTGTTACCGGGTGCGGTGGTACCGCGGCTGCTACTGACCGCGGCGGCGGTGGCGTCCGCAGCGACCCTCGCCGGGCGATGGGACGCCGGTACCGCACCGGTGATGCACCCGATCGCCGTCGCCGCGGCGCTGGTCGGCGCGGTCCTGCTGCCCGCCACCATGATCGACGCCCCGGCGCCGAGCGCGGGGATCGCCGTGGCCACCGTCGCGCTGCTGGTGCTCGCGGCCGCCGGCCGGATCGCATTGTTGCCGACCGGTGACCCGGTCGAGACGATCCGGGTCCACGGCCTGCTGGTCTCGGGCACCGCCGGTGCCGCCGCGTTCGGTGCCGCGCTGGCGGCGTTGGGCGCTGCCGGCCCGCCGGGTCGGGTATTCGGTGCCGTCGTCGCGACGGTGCTGCTGACGCGCGCGGCCCATCGGCAGCCGCCGGCGTCGCGGACGGTGCTGCTGGTGGCCGGAATCACCACTGCAACAGCCTGGTTCATCACCTTGTACCCGCTCGGGCCGCAGTGGACCACCGGCATCGCAGTGGCTGCGATGGGGCTGGCGGTGTCGGTTCCGTCGCTGGCGCGCGCACCCGGCGCGCCGGCCGTGCTCGGCGCGGCCGAACGCATCGCGCTGGTGGCGACGCTTCCGGCGGCGTGGTGGGCGCTGGAGCTGTACCGATGACGATCCTCCGGTTCCTCGCGGCCGCGACGCTGCTGGCCGTCGGGGTCGGGGTGGCACCGCCGGCCCACGCCCTGGACCGCCCGGTGATCGACGGCAGCCGATTGCCCGCCCCGGCCGCCCCGGCACCGCCGACCGCCACCCGCCAACGCCAGACGTGCGCGGTCCCGCCGGACCACCGCGGCCCCGCCACGGCGGCGAACGCGGTGGCGATGCTCGGTCTCGATGCGGCGTGGAACATCACCCGCGGGCAGGGGCAGCGCGTGGCCGTCATCGACACCGGCGTCGCCCGGCATCCACGGCTCGCGCGACTGGAGGGTGCCGGCGACTACGTCGGCGCCGGAGACGGCACCCAGGACTGCGACGGCCACGGCACCATCGTTGCCGGAATCATCGCCGCGGCACCCGATTCCGCCGACGGCGTCGGATTCGCCGGCATCGCACCGGAAGCCACCGTGCTCAGCATCCGCCAGTCCAGCACCAAGTTCGGCCCCGCCCACGATGCGACGGCGGTCGGCTTCGGTGACGTCGAGACCCTCGCGATGGCGGTGCGCACCGCGGCCGATCAGGGCGCGACGGTCATCAACATCTCCTCGGTGGCCTGCCGAACCGGCTCGCTCGAGGACCGGGCATTGGGCGCCGCGCTGGCCTACGCGGTCGACGTCAAGGATGCGGTCGTGGTGACCGCCGCCGGCAACATCGGCGGCGCCGCCCAGTGCCCCCCGCAGCCGGCGGACGGCGCCGCGCGGTGGGACAGCGCCACCGTCGCGGTGAGCCCGGCCTGGTACGACGACTACGTGCTGACGGTCGGTTCGGTCGACGCGGACGGCGCCGCGTCCGCGTTCACGCTGGCCGGCCCGTGGGTCGATGTGGGCGCCCCGGGCGAGCACCTGATCTCGCTGAACCCGGCCGGCGGCGGGGTGACCGCCACGCTGCCCACGCCGGACGGCGACCGCCCCCTCTCGGGCACCAGCTACGCCGCTCCGGTGGTGTCCGGGCTGGCGGCGCTGATCCGGTCCCGGTTCCCGGAACTGCGCGCCCGGCAGGTCATGCATCGCATCGAGGCCAGTGCGCAACGCCCGGGCCACGGCTGGGATCCGGCGATCGGCAACGGCGTGATCGACCCGCTACGGGCCCTTGACGGTGAACCGATCACCGCGGCGCCGAGCGCCGAGGCGCTGGGTCGCCCGATCGAACCGGAGCGCCGCTCCGGCCGCGACCCCGATGCGCGGACCGCGGCCCTGCTGGGCGCGGGCGGGTGCGCGGTGGTGCTGCTCGCCGCATCAACGCTGCCCGGTCGGCGTCGCGGCAGTCACGACGTCGTGGGCCACCAACGCGGCCGCCCGACTCAGGGTCGGGCCCGCCGGTAACGCGGTGACCAGCTGCCACGGCGCCGGCAGCGCCGCTGCCGGCAGACCGAGCAGCCCGGCGGTGTCCGCGTCCTCGACCGCGAACCGGACGCCGGTCTCGGTCACCACCACCGCGGACCGCGGGCCCCGTTCGGGCCGCACGTACAGGCTGCGGCCCGGTGGCAGCACCACCTCGTCCACGGCCGGACCGGTGCCGTCGGCCTGCGCCAACCGCACGCCGCCCGGACCCGCGGCGGTCCCGGCCCGCAGCGTCACCGGTTGCCCGGGCAGCCAGGTCGCGCAGACCACCGCGGCGTGGTCGCGGCGCGGCAGGTCGACACGATCGGGATAGGTCGAGACCGCCAACGCGCCGAGGGTGGGCACCGCGCGCACGGCCGCGGGCGCGACGTCGGCCATGTCGCGGCCGACACCGCCGAACCTGATCAGGTCCGCCGCGACCGCGCCGATCCGCTGCAGCCCACCGGTGAGCACCACGAAATGCTCGGTGTCGTCGGCCCTTTCGATCCGGATGACGTCACCGACCATGGTCCCCGGCAAACCCTCCGGCCCCGGGTTGCCGAGGTCGGGGACGCGCGGGACGGTCAGCGGTGCCACCTCGGGCACCGCGCCCAGCAGCGCCGCCGAGACCGGGATGGGGGTCACGCCCTCGAGGCGCAGCGCCCGCACCACTGCCGGATCCTGGTCGTCGAGGGCCGCGCGTTTGCCGTCGTACAGCAGATGGGTGGTGCCGCTGGGGCCGCGGACCAGGATCGCGGCCGCACCCGTCAGCACCGCGGTGCCATCCTGCGGCACCACTCCGGCCAGCACGGTGGTCTGGACGCCGTCGCAGACCGTCCAACTGGACTCGGCCTCGGTCAACGGTGCACCGATGCGTTCGGGTGCCCCCGGGATGCCGACCAGCGGACCGCGTCCGGCGGCGTCGATGGCCGCCGGGGCCACCGCTCGGGGATGCTCCGCCCGGCCCGCGGCCAGCCGCGCCGAGGTGAGGTTGAGCGCCGGGTGCAGGACCGCATCGATGCGCACATACAGCGCCCCGGTGTCGCGGTCCAGCACGATGGGCGCATCACCGAGGTGCGCCGGCGGCCGCAGCAGGCTCAACACCAGGGCCCCGGCGGACAACAGCGCCGCGACCGCCGCCCCGACCAACATCCAGAACGGCGGGGTACGGGCCGAGTCCGGGCCGCCGCGCGGGTCTGCGTGCACCAGGGCCCGTTCCCGCCGGCGGGCCAGATAACGCCGCGCGCCGGCCTGCAGCGGGCTGCCGGGTGGGCCGATCACCGCCTCACCGTAGGTGCGCCGCGGGGCGGCCGGTGTGCAGCGATCCACAGGCTCAGCGCCACCGCGCCCACACGTAGGGCACCAGTGCGCGCAGGAACTCCAGGTCGGGTCCCGGCTGCGCGTCGGCGAAGGCGGCCTCGAAGTAATCCTCGGCCACCAGCAGGATGCCCTCGGCGTACTCGCGGGTGTACTGGATGCTGCCGTAGTCGTCCAGCAACGCGCGGATGGTGCGCACCACTTCCTCGGAACGCTGCGCGCG from Mycolicibacterium sp. MU0053 includes:
- a CDS encoding WXG100 family type VII secretion target; protein product: MSTPHDSLATDFELMTKVAGTTDARSAEIRAMLHSFIGRMTAVPPTVWSGAAATVFRDVMQRWNAESVRLCTALEAIAETIRTNERALRAATERHARQVGASAAEL
- a CDS encoding type VII secretion-associated protein: MHPSRVERAVTRVAVCELGPATVRRLGPAAGTGVDPVLARAALAAGDDPVTVVGDRAVRTAAVWRQVFATLLGDAQQAHLIHPSWWPATRPALVAELARGVVRRVVTSSRAALVGPGSVHVEIAPQLVLVSAGGKPIQGESRSAAPGDVATRVTALVAGQPPRPVALDAPAEVPGAAALAELIAARLRADGVPVRRVDPNRWVAAPEPAPPTPTPVVARRPSGVSVGLAAVLLAGLGVGWLLRPESHTASVSSTVALVEGRITADIPEGWLVRRVTGGPGSARLEVAAPDNPAAVVHLTQAPVPGQDLRAVAATLRAVLAEQPPGVFLEFESARARAGRDAVTYREVRADAEIDWTVFVEDGIRIGVGCQSPPGDTHHAQPACELAIRSAHRIR
- a CDS encoding EsaB/YukD family protein, producing the protein MRVSIRLDDTGFDVTLPDDVAIAELLPAVCDIGVGHGADPWTAPLARHVYVPTLGPLDPSTTLTEAGVADGDLLLVTATPTAPVAARGTDSADVLCATVHAQYRWDSRSTQVAALSAALCATAALGYNLLPGAVVPRLLLTAAAVASAATLAGRWDAGTAPVMHPIAVAAALVGAVLLPATMIDAPAPSAGIAVATVALLVLAAAGRIALLPTGDPVETIRVHGLLVSGTAGAAAFGAALAALGAAGPPGRVFGAVVATVLLTRAAHRQPPASRTVLLVAGITTATAWFITLYPLGPQWTTGIAVAAMGLAVSVPSLARAPGAPAVLGAAERIALVATLPAAWWALELYR
- the eccCa gene encoding type VII secretion protein EccCa; protein product: MLELTVSEPPAVPRDNAGGGRTRWLPVLGLLAGAAVMVAVGVGGAGPSPQHPALLAFPVIMIVSMLTSLAYGVGGAGNAKLDRDRDDYLSYLGRIGGELREAAVRQQDRSRDRHPDPAALWTSAGTALMWRCRAGEPGYGRVRVGRGEIGPEVRPVRAGGVAAASSITMGDPVTHTALDRFLEAHAVLPDMAVTIDLLAADVVAVAGERDGARALARALLCQLAVSHGPDQVRVAVVAGATTRGHWDWVKWLPHNGDPPMFFEALTDLGAAPRDGARLLVVLDHACATSGARPSGATVLAVGGAEGADLHLTVTPTEVTVRGRENRTAAPDLMPTAQALACARRLARHHLGASPRAGTGWLHLMGLTGLEALDAEALWRGDNPRELRVPLGSAESGRPVELDIREAAAGGMGPHGLCIGATGSGKSELLRTVAVGMIAVHPPEELNLILVDFKGGATFLDLHRARHVSAIITNLADEAYLVDRMQDALTGEINRRQRMLREAGNVGGIADYRRARAAGRPLPPLPTLLVIVDEFAELLGQHPEFVDVFVAIGRLGRSLGIHLLLASQRLDEGRLRGLESHLSYRICLKTLSAGESRAVLGVADAYELPTAPGGAFLKVGASDPLRFQAALVSAAVPSAPPRPAPVNAPVEFAGVPSLPDRPPVEAPSTATLLDAVLDAVADHGAPAHPVWLPPLPHSPSLDEVLSQAAVEDLRIPVGLADRVFEQRREPTLVELSGAAGNVAVIGAPQSGKSAALRTLCLALAATHPPERIQLYCLDFGGGLGPLRQLPHVGAIACRRDVELVRRTVADLTALLRRREALFTRHGLDSMAAYRHHRATGVDDTEDPFGDVFLIVDGWAALRQEYEELEQAITMIAAEGLSLGLHVVLAAGRWADLRPALRDQIGTRIELRLADPIDSEIDRRAARNVPAGRPGRGLTPEGNALTVALPRLDGCASATGLAEATAAAANALRDRYPDRQAPPIRVLPHLVDHAALAATPRSGTQVVIGVDEHRLGAVTLDFDVQPHLLILGDRGSGKTSALRMIAAQIDRRHRLIVVDPRRTMTAVPGATHVSGGADLVAVIEDLLLLLHRRTTAADHGPAVFVLVDDYDVATGTAEGALTRLTEILPLARDVGLHLLIARPAAGAGRALYEPLLAAVRHSDAMGLQLSAGADEGPLLASSRPAVLPPGRAVLITRAGGEQCIQVAWSAP
- a CDS encoding TetR/AcrR family transcriptional regulator — translated: MHQPQLGHNGCIGTPRRTPHQQRARQTLDVLVEAAAQMFSREGPAATTNRIAERAGVSIGTLYQYFPDKHALLRAVARRHVRDGEARLAPLFDRLRVDNPAFETTMATLLREVVDLHSGHPRLHALLHRVAGTADDVEEMGRFEDWICAEVSYHLKRCGRGGADPELTARTILHAVDAQVHRVMPRHGYDVKQLLLTVDRLAPPPP
- the adh gene encoding aldehyde dehydrogenase; its protein translation is MTVYARPGAEGAVMSFEARYDNYIGGQWVPPTAGRYFENPTPITGEAFCEVARSDEADIDKALDAAHAAAPAWGKTSPAERAVVLNKIADRIEENLESIAVAESWDNGKPVRETLNADIPLAVDHFRYFAGAIRAQEGSLSQIDDDTVAYHFHEPLGVVGQIIPWNFPILMAVWKLAPALAAGNAVVLKPAEQTPASILYLMSVIGDLLPPGVVNVVNGFGVEAGKPLASSHRIAKIAFTGETTTGRLIMQYASQNLIPVTLELGGKSPNIFFNDVLAANDEYQDKALEGFTMFALNQGEVCTCPSRSLIQADIYDEFLAMAAIRTKAVRQGDPLDTETMIGAQASNDQLEKILSYIEIGKSEGATVVTGGERAELGGDLSGGYYVAPTIFTGHNKMRIFQEEIFGPVVAVTSFKDYDEAIDIANDTLYGLGAGVWSRNGNTAYRAGRDIKAGRVWTNCYHSYPAHAAFGGYKQSGIGRENHKMMLDHYQQTKNLLVSYSNSAQGFF
- a CDS encoding alpha/beta hydrolase; this translates as MDIDRYAAFLPPDRRSGVLPEPTWMDWRGRRIHIARATDASAPVRMIVVHGGGGYSGALWPLAGLLAGEGVEVLSPDMPLYGDTVEPEPARVRYADWIDLLCDIVVEERRRDARPIVLFGASMGGMLAYEVAARTGEVAAVLATCLLDLSDPAALAAASRIKVDGRISGAALRMGGAAFGNLRVPMRWVADMSAMSGNPRLSRLCATDPKGGGVHVPLGFLSSWLGYRHTVPEQYRGAAVTLVHPAADAWTPPERSIGFLQRISAPTRLVLLDNCGHYPIEEPGLTQLGEAVRETVRAVAEQAGRR
- a CDS encoding WXG100 family type VII secretion target; the encoded protein is MDPVLSYQFGEIDALVRGEINATSGRLNAMLDDLRAQIAPLQELWTREAATAYRGEQLRWQQSAVALNDMLMRLGHAVGEGAADLAETDRRAANTWFR